The proteins below are encoded in one region of Thermothelomyces thermophilus ATCC 42464 chromosome 1, complete sequence:
- a CDS encoding Triosephosphate isomerase-like protein, translating to MSFPAPSAEPRREYPTVSGHRPVVGVSTKMYFSHARTTAFVSSVLALLREAPGAAALLRDRVDAFVAPDFVSIPATRAAVIVEAEAGAGAGAGAGARLVVGAQDCAAADEGPYTGEVSPAVLRELGCGLAEVGHAERRRLFGESDDLVRRKAAAAARNGLVPLVCVGEEVVSPGVRAAAEEVLGQVKAVLDGLDGEADVILAYEPVWAIGAPEPASAEHVRGVARLVRESEAVRGRPGRTRIVYGGAAGPGLWGRLGGEVDGLFLGRFAHQPEQFVKMLYEVAGMDFEAE from the exons ATGTCCTTCCCAGCACCTTCGGCAGAACCAAGACGGGAGTACCCGACCGTCTCGGGCCACCGCCCGGTGGTGGGGGTCTCGACAAAGATGTACTTCAGCCACGCGCGGACGACCGCCTTCGTCTCGTCGGTGTTGGCGCTGCTGCGGGAGGCGCCCGGGGCGGCCGCGCTGCTGCGGGACCGGGTGGACGCCTTCGTGGCGCCCGACTTTGTGTCCATCCCGGCGACGCGGGCGGCCGTCATCGTCGAGGCggaggccggggccggggccggagcGGGGGCCGGAGCGAggctcgtcgtcggcgcccaggactgcgccgccgccgacgagggcCCGTACACGGGTGAGGTCTCCCCCGCCGTCCTGCGCGAGCTCGGCTGCGGCCTCGCCGAGGTCGGCCACGCcgagcgccgccgcctcttCGGCGAGTCCGACGACCTCGTCCGCCgcaaggccgccgccgccgcccgcaaCGGCCTCGTCCCCCTCGTCTGCGTCGGCGAG GAGGTGGTCTCCCCTGGTGtccgggcggcggccgaggaggtgCTGGGGCAGGTCAAGGCGGTGCTGGACGGGCTGGACGGCGAGGCGGACGTGATCTTGGCGTACGAGCCCGTCTGGGCGATCGGGGCGCCCGAGCCGGCCTCGGCGGAGCACGTGAGAGGCGTGGCGAGGCTGGTGAGGGAGAGCGAGGCGGTCCGGGGCCGGCCCGGGAGGACGCGGATCGTGTACGGGGGCGCGGCGGGCCCGGGCCTGTGGGGGCGGTTGGGAGGCGAGGTGGACGGCCTGTTCCTGGGCAGGTTTGCGCACCAGCCGGAGCAGTTTGTGA
- a CDS encoding Ribose/galactose isomerase-like protein, protein MMVPKWRIAIGCDDAGVNYKNKIKADFEADDRVVSVIDVGTDDKTAYPHIAAKAAKLVASGECDRALLICGTGLGVAISANKIKGIRAVTAHDSFSVERAVLSNNAQVLCMGERVVGLELARRLAKEWLGYVFDESSPSAAKVAAIHQYEEGEGGLSGHEEVRAC, encoded by the exons ATGATGGTACCAAAGTGGCGAATCGCCATCGGCTGCGAT GACGCGGGTGTCAACTACAAGAACAAGATCAAGGCCGACTTCGAGGCCGACGACCGCGTGGTATCGGTGATAGACGTCGGCACGGACGACAAGACCGCCTATCCACACATCGCCGCCAAAGCGGCCAAGCTGGTTGCGTCTGGCGAATGCGACCGAGCGCTCCTGATCTGCGGCACCGGGCTCGGCGTGGCCATCTCGGCCAACAAGATCAAGGGCATCCGGGCGGTCACTGCACATGACAGCTTCTCGGTGGAGCGGGCGGTTCTCAGCAACAACGCGCAGGTCCTGTGCATGGGGGAGAGAGTGGTGGGATTGGAGCTGGCCCGGAGGCTAGCCAAGGAGTGGCTGGGATATGTGTTCGACGAGAGCAGCCCCAGCGCGGCCAAGGTGGCGGCCATTCACCAGTACGAGGAGGGCGAAGGGGGGTTGTCTGGACACGAAGAGGTCCGGGCCTGCTGA
- a CDS encoding dihydroxyacetone kinase (Dihydroxyacetone kinase): MSNRHLFPTLDGLVPKALRGIVASNPRLNLDETNRVIYDPSSSPSNVSIISGGGSGHEPAWSGYVGANMLSAAVAGDVFASPSTKQILAAVDAVPSDKGTLLVITNYTGDCLHFGLAAEKTKAKGKACRLLICGDDVSIGKKGGSLVGRRGLAGQIGVLKILGAAAAEGASLDELYDLGTAVNSQIVSIAATLDHCHVPGRTEHGALQEDEVEIGTGPHNEPGYRKLTPAPTAEGLVKEILKYCLDETDPERGYVNFKAGDETALLVSNFGGMSNLELGGLVDELLQQLLKDWNIQPVRVYAGCLETSLNAPAFSVSIFNLSGIAANSAYSLEQIKGFLDLKTDTAWEAVAGAQSYPQRRPRAEQLVQAPSAESKKAVDDARDVKVDPALLERMLRGACEAVIAAEPDLTRWDTVMGDGDCGLTLKTGATALLDAIGSKKIAARGSVVEVLAELEEIVEGKMGGTLGGILGIFFVSLRAAVQENSALAEAEGPVAVWSRALETAVQHLAHYTPAKAGDRTVMDTLIPFAEAMGAKQSFEEGVAAAVSGAEATKTMRPRLGRATYVGVGAEGKELPPDPGAWGAMVAIRGLKTAIISNY, from the coding sequence ATGTCCAACCGACACCTCTTCCCGACCCTCGATGGGCTCGTGCCCAAAGCTCTGCGTGGCATCGTGGCCAGCAACCCTCGCCTCAACCTCGACGAGACCAACCGCGTCATCTACGACCCGTCTTCCTCGCCTTCCAATGTCAGCATCATCAGCGGAGGCGGCTCCGGCCACGAGCCGGCATGGTCAGGGTACGTGGGCGCCAACATGCTCTCGGCAGCCGTGGCCGGGGACGTGTTTGCCTCGCCAAGCACGAAGCAAATCCTGGCAGCCGTCGACGCGGTGCCCTCAGATAAGGGCACCCTGCTGGTCATCACCAACTACACAGGCGACTGCCTCCACTTTGGCCTCGCTGCTGAGAAAACAAAGGCCAAGGGCAAGGCGTGCCGGTTGCTGATCTGCGGCGATGACGTCTCGATCGGCAAGAAGGGAGGATCGCTGGTTGGCCGGCGCGGCCTCGCTGGACAGATCGGCGTGCTCAAGATCCtcggtgccgccgccgcagagGGAGCGTCTCTCGACGAGCTCTACGACCTAGGCACCGCCGTCAACAGCCAGATCGTCAGCATCGCTGCGACCCTCGACCACTGCCACGTCCCTGGGCGAACCGAGCACGGTGCCTTGCAGGAGGACGAAGTCGAGATTGGTACGGGGCCACACAATGAGCCGGGATACAGGAAGCTGACGCCAGCGCCCACGGCTGAGGGGCTGGTGAAAGAGATCCTAAAGTACTGCCTGGACGAGACAGACCCGGAACGGGGCTACGTCAATTTCAAGGCCGGGGACGAGACCGCGCTGCTCGTCAGCAACTTTGGCGGCATGTCAAATCTGGAGTTGGGCGGGCTTGTCGACGAGCTTCTCCAACAACTCCTGAAGGACTGGAACATCCAGCCGGTCCGAGTGTACGCCGGGTGCCTGGAAACGTCCCTCAATGCGCCGGCCTTCTCCGTCTCCATCTTCAACCTCTCCGGAATCGCCGCCAACAGCGCCTACTCCCTGGAGCAGATCAAGGGCTTCCTCGACCTCAAGACGGACACCGCGTGGGAAGCTGTCGCCGGGGCCCAGAGCTATCCGCAGAGACGTCCCCGGGCAGAGCAGCTGGTCCAGGCGCCGTCGGCGGAGTCCAAGAAGGCCGTGGACGACGCGAgggatgtcaaggtcgaccCCGCGCTGCTGGAGAGGATGCTGCGCGGGGCTTGCGAGGCGGTCATCGCGGCGGAGCCCGACCTGACGCGGTGGGATACCGTCATGGGCGACGGAGACTGCGGCCTCACGCTCAAGACGGGCGCGACCGCGCTGCTCGACGCCATCGGCAGCAAGAAGATCGCGGCCCGGGGTTCCGTGGTCGAGGTGCTGGCCGAGCTGGAGGAGATCGTCGAGGGCAAGATGGGCGGCACCCTGGGCGGCATCCTGGGCATATTCTTCGTGTCGCTGCGGGCGGCCGTGCAGGAGAACAGCGCGCTGGCCGAGGCGGAAGGCCCCGTCGCCGTGTGGTCCAGGGCGCTGGAAACCGCCGTCCAGCACCTCGCGCACTACACCCCGGCCAAGGCGGGCGATCGCACCGTCATGGACACGCTGATTCCGTTTGCGGAGGCGATGGGGGCGAAGCAGAGCTTTGAGGAAGGCGTCGCGGCGGCCGTGAGCGGAGCGGAGGCGACCAAGACCATGAGGCCGAGACTCGGACGGGCGACTTACGTCGGTGTTGGTGCTGAAGGAAAGGAGCTGCCTCCGGATCCTGGTGCCTGGGGCGCCATGGTGGCCATCAGGGGACTGAAGACAGCCATCATTAGTAATTATTAA